The following DNA comes from Cygnus atratus isolate AKBS03 ecotype Queensland, Australia chromosome 23, CAtr_DNAZoo_HiC_assembly, whole genome shotgun sequence.
CGTTCCCGGTGCTCGCTCTGAGCGAGTGAATCCTCCCCATAACTCCGATTTAGGGGCACACCTCGCTCCCCCTGTGCAGTGCCCACCCTCTGAGACCGCCGGGGGGGCTagaaccccccccccggcactgCGGCAGCAGCAAGGACGGGGAAAACCGTACCGAGTTCTTCTGGCAGATGTCCTcctggggggagagagagggagggaggagaggcttAATGAGCTCCGTCGCAGAAGAAATCAGCTGATTTCAGGCTCAGGGCCCAGCGTCACCTGGCAAGCACCCAGCTGTGGCGAGGGACACGGGGGACACCGGGCGCCCCCGACCCCCAGCGCCGCCTGCAgatccccccccccagggcatggggcttctcctcctgccccactgTGCGGAAAGGGGGCTCTGAACGGGGTGTTCTGGGCCTCGCCAGAGTCAGGATGATATTTGGATGTGCTcctgtctgcattttttccGAGCGACGAGAAACCTCCCCGCCGTCCCTGCTCCCTTCTGAGGAACTGGATTTTCCCAGGGAAGGCGCCTGTCCCGGGGCTCCCAGCAGGATCGGGATGGGATCCTGCTCTGGGCTACCCTGTGGTCCCCAGTCACCCCCTCCTCATCCCCTTTGGGCACAGGAAAACCTCTGCCAGAGCTGGATGTGACCCTGGGGACTCAGCCGAGTTTGGGAAGGGGCTTCGCCTTCTGGGGGCACGGGGCGGGCCCAGCCCCTGGCCCATTTGCAGCCCGGAGCCACAGCCGCCGGGGCCGTCCCCGCTCACCTGCAGGGCCTGGAGGCCGGGCAGGGCGctgtggcagcacagcagcacgtTGTGGGGCATGTTGAAGCTCTCCCGCACACCCAGGTGGTAGAAGAGCGAGGGCTGGCAGACGGCGTCGCTCAGCTCCACCACGGCCACGTCTGCAGGACGGACAGAGGGGACAGTGGGGTGACGGGGACCCCCGAATCCGCAGAGCCACAGCAGGGACCCAGCTGCCCCTCCAGCgccacagcagtgctggggaaactgaggcacgggcacccagcagagccaccagcccTGGAGAGCCCCGGTGCTCGTGTGGCTCAGCCCGAGCCTGGGAAGCACTGGGGGAGCCCCTCGGGTGGCCGCAGCCCCCGTGAGCTGGGAGCTCCCCCGGGCTGTGCCGAGGGCACCCTTGAGCTCTGGTGCGGCGCAGCTCAAGGTCTTGCTGCGGGCTGAGCCCTGAGCAAACGCCCcgtaaaaatgcattttctgatgTTCCACATGCTACGAGAGGAAGACATCTGGGCAAATTCCCAGCCGTCCAGGGAAGTACacaggaggaaggcagaaaagccAACAGCTGAGCCAGCGGCcagcaaaagcagctctgctgggagccaCAGAGATGCGAAAAATATTGCTCAGCCCCAAACTTCCCGACGCAGATGGGATATTCCCAGGCAGCCGGGCCGAGCGAGCaatgcaggaggaaagggaCGGGGATAAAAACCGAGCGGGGGCGGCATCCTCACCGGCGTTGTAGAAGCGGTCCAGCGTGCCGGTGTCGCCCAGCGCCAGGGTGCCGAAGGGCAGCGTGTGCAGGCGGGCCCGCAGCTCGCGGCAGGCGTCGCGCAGGCAGCGCAGCGCGGGGCAGGCGGCCGGCTCGCGGCCCAGCACGCACACCACGCTcagcgcccgccgccgcgccccgcaCACCGGCCGGCCCGCCGTGCCCGCCACTGCCAGTGggtcctgccagcagctgccggcagccggggccggggggggggcaggggcttccatggctggggcagggggctcagTCCTTTGGGGGGTCCTGGTGAGCACCGGAACAGCGTGCGCCCTGCACTGAGCTGTCTTGTTCCTTACTGGGATAGCGTGCGCCCTGCACCGGGCTGTCCTGCGCCCTGCGCTGGGCTGTCCGGCACCCTACTGGGCCATTCTGCACCCTACTGGGCCATCCTGCACCCTGCACCAGGACAGTGTGTGCCCTGCACCGAGTTTCCCCGTTTCTTACTGGGACAGCCGGCACCCTGCACCAAGCTGCCCCGTTCCTTACTGGGACAGCCGGCACCCTGCATTGGGACAGCTGGCACCCTACTGAGGAGCCTGCACCCTGCACCAGGACAGCATGCACCCTGCCCCGAGCTTCCCTGTTCCCTACTGGTACAGCCTGCGCCCTGCACCAGGCTGTCCTGCACCCTACTGGGGAGCCCTCACCCTGGACTGAGCTGGCCTGCACCCTACTGGGCCAGCCTGCACCCTACTGGGGAGCCCTCACCCTGCACCGAGCTGGCCTGCACCCTACTGGGACAGCCTGCACCCTACTGGGCCAGCCTGCACCCTGCACTGGGCCATCCTGCACCCTACCAGAAAAACCCACACCCTGCACCGGGCCAGCCGGCACCGTACCGGGACCCCACACCCCGCACCGGGCCGTCCTGCGCCCTGCACCGAGCTGCCCCGTTCCCCACCGGGCCGTCCCGCACCGCGCCGCCCTGCACCCTACCGGGAAATCCCGTGCCTTGCGCCGGGAAAACGCGCACCCGGCACCGGGCTGCGCCGCTCCCTGCCGGGGAAACCGGCACCGAGCAAAGGGGAGACCCTACCGGGTGTAACTTACCGGGGTGACCCTATGGGGGTGTCCCTACGGGGGTGACCCTTACCGGGGTGTCCCTTACCGGGGTGACCCTACGGGGGTGTCCCTACGGGGGTGACCCTAACCGGGGTGTCCCTAACCGGGAGTGACCCTAACCGGGGTGTGCCGTACCGGGGTGGCCCTACGGGGGTGACCCTAACTGGGGGTGACCCTAACCGGGGTGACCCTAACCGGGGTGTCCCGTACCGGGCTGTCCCTTACCCCACCGGCCCTTCCCGCTCTCCTTCCCGTCCGGCTCCGCTCCGCGCTGTCCCGCACCGGCTCCGCtccgccccgcgccccgggcCCCGTCCCGagccgccccgccccgggcaCCGGGAGCCGCctccgcccggcccggccctgaGTCAACGACGGCCGCGGGGAGCCGCGCCCGGCCCCGAGGcgtggggtgggatggggtgggatgggatgggatgggatggggtgggatggggtgggatgggatgggatgggatggggttgAACCCCCCGGAGCTGTccccccctgctgctgcccccaccTCCTCCGACAGGCACCGGTTGCAAAACGGACAcgggggaaaaggggaagcagcaggggccccgggggggggggggggggccggttCCTTCCCCCCTGCGCTGCTGCTGCAATGTGTGCCagggtgggggtggagggaagctgtgcttttcccgggggggggaggggctggggggcccccccgtgtccccatcaGGTCCTTATTGCATCCCTGACACCGTTGGGTCCCCATTGTGTCCTAATTGTGTCCCCATTCCATGCCCATCGTGTCTCCCATCGTGTCCCCATCGTGTCCCCATCACATACCCCCCCCATCGTGTCCCCATCCCGTGCCCATCAcatccccatcccgtccccatcccgtccccatcgTGTCCCCACCGTGTctcccatcctgtccccatcGTGTCTCCCACCACTTCCCCACTGTGTCCCCATCATGTCCCCATCACGTCCCCCCCCACCGTGTCCCCATCACATCCCCAATGGACAGCCTCAGGTACTAGGGGTTCCCAGGTCACAACGGGGACCCAGAGCAAGGGCACAGCCGCAGGGCACAGGGGACAAGTGGCCCAGCAGTGCCACCGGCCAGGCCACCGAGCCCTTGCGCTGGCAGCCAAACCATGGCGCAGCCAAACCACGGcacagccagccaaaccgccgacagacagacagacagacagacacgtTGCGCAGCCATCTCCCGGCCCAGGGCTGGGCCAGCCGTGGGCAAAAGGGAGGAGCGGGGACGTCGGGcgcctggggacacgggggacaGGGAGCCCTGCCCGGGCGCGCTGCTCAGCACCGCGCAGTTTCGGGAAAGGCAGAGCCTGGGGGTGCGGAGGCTGCAACCACCCAGCCTCCGCCCCGGCTGCTGCGGGATGGAAACGCGTCTCCTTGTCCCCAAACTTGGGGcagggggttttgggggggctgGATGCGGCCATAcagcctccccctccccaccaccgCACTCTTCTGGGGCTGGGGACCAGCCCAGCGcttccccaaatccccccccgcccggcccctgcagcctccccaagGACAGGAGAggtgcacccccccccccccccccgagagGGCACCGCAGGGTGGGATGCTcatggggaaggggggggtaCATGGGGGGGTAACCATGACACGGGCACCAGAAATAGGAGGAAAATCCTTTATTGGGTCTCAGCCCCCTCTGTGCCAGCCCAGGCTCTGCCTGGCATGGGGTGGGGGGCTTGGGGTGgcaaacaccccccccccaatgaCTGTGGCCAAGTGTCCTCCCACTGCCCGGCTTCCTGGGCTCCTCCTGGTAAGCACTGGGGGGCCTCAaaggctgggctggagctggaggggccccccccaccccagctccccatcgggggggggggacacacaacCGCAGCCACCAACACCCCAGAAGCGTCCCCAGCCACgctggggacatggggcagGCCTGGGTGGCACatcccagccccggccccacacACGCAGGGCTCGGAGGGGgagtcctgcagcccccccggggcagAGAGGACAGCTTTGCATAGttgtggtgctgggggggggcccTGTGGGCAGGCGGGAGGGTCCCAGCAAGGGACAGGGACGTGGCAGCGCCGGCCTCTTCTCTGCCTCCCCGGGGGGATGAGGAGAGCACGGCCCCAGCCTCAGATCCTAGGGCAGCGGACAGAGAAGGGCACGTAGAAAAAAagggcctgggggggggacacacacggTCCCCCTGGAGCAGGGGGTGCCCCAGCgcccaccccacagcacccacgcGGGGGGCAATGCCCCGGGGAAGGGGTGGTCCCGCACCCAGGAACTGGGGTGgatgggagctgctgcaggggagggatgggggggaaCGGGGTTTTTGCTGCCATGCCCCCCCCCAAGGCTCCACGAGCCCCCCAGGACACGACACAGGCCCACCAGGGGCGGACACACAGACACCACCTCGCAGAGTTTAATGGGGGCAGCCGGAGCTACAAGTCTCACCCCACAGCACACAGCAcgcacccccctccccaaaacagcacacgggggggggggggggggggacacagggacccCCACTATGTGtccccacccccccatcccTGGCAGCAACACAGAGGCACAGCAAAAGCACACAGCAAGggcctggctctgctcctccagcgggcacagaggggctggggacactggggggctgctgggggggggggcactggggacacggtgcctggggctgggaccccGCAGGCTGCGAAGGCACTGGGGTGCTGGAgccaggaggaaaaggggaCCCCAAAGCCAGCCCCGAGCAGTGGGCAGGGGACAATGGGGCAGGGGGTGCACCCATGGGACAGGGGGGGCACccgggggatggggggggggcgCACACTACTGAGTGCTCCCTAACCAGGGCCGCAGCTCCCATCCCAAAGAGCGGCTCACGGGGACAGGGGGCTGCACCCAACCTCCGTGGGGACGGAGGTGACCGAGgctggggacaccccccccAGGGTGACAGGGACGTGGCACTCAGCCGTGTCCCGCCCGGGGCTCCGCACCGGGAAGCGGGGGTGGCaggggaccccccccggccTTCCAGCGGGTAAGCACCCCCAGGAGAACAGCACACCAGCGGAGAAGCCCCCGTCATGCAGGccaggaaagagggaaggagcccttttccccccccccaaggagGGGCGAGGGAAGGGTGAAGCCGTGGGGGCgcggggggcagcccccacccagcacccagcacctaCTGGTTGTCCTCTCTGGCAGCGTGCAAGGAAAGAGAGACGGGGCACGGCCCCCCCGCGTTAGAAGCCCCagaggggctcagcaccacggtGGGTGGGCATGAGAAAGGGGCgacgggggcggggggggggggggaagagcaCGACCCCCCCATGGCTCAGCCTCACGGGGCGGATTCGGGGGACTCCGTGTTCCCTATGGGGTCGGAGGCAGGATGGGGCCAGGCAGCAGCGCACAGACAGGAGGCAGGACGGCCGGACACCGACAAGGAGACGGGTTTAATCcattcccctcccccccagcccgaaaaatgcccccccccccccccccagaaggAGGGGACGGACAAACAGCCATGGGAGACAACACTCAGCGGCGAGACGGGACACGGCGAGACGGGACCCGGGGCCGCCCCGATTTATGGCTTCTTGGGGGGGGGCTTAGCCCAGGCACGTGGCGGTGTGACCCCCCCCCGGGAatacggggggggggggggtgctcgGGAGCCTTACAGCGTTTGGTAGGTGCTGTCCTTCGACTTGATGAACTTGATGATGAAGAAGACGACGGCCTGGACGCTCAGCACCAGCACGATGCCGCCGATGAAGCTGGCCGTGTCGAAGCCGGGGGGGTGAAACTCGGGGCTGCCGGTCAGCGGGGCGCTGGTGGTGCTGGTCcctgggggcaggggaaagagaggggggggggcgttACGGGTACCGCCGTCCCTCCCAAGCCATCCCCAGCAAGGACGGGGGGGGGATCTGGGGGTCcgagggaggaaagggagggatgtgccccccccctcagccccctcccGTGCCGGAGCAGCCCGCTGGCATCAATAATTCAGAGGGCAGCGGCTCTGGTTACGGCCGCAGCGAGCCCAGCGCCCTCCAGATCCCGTTTCCTGGAAGAggctcctctgcccccagccccttcgcctgctgcctgtcctccccgcgcccccccggcAAGGAAAATCCGAGCTGCTGCTCGTCCTGGtgacccccagttccctcacCCCGGTGCTCCCCAATTCCCCCACCTCCTGTTTATTTGGGGGCTGCAGCGCGTTgggggacccccagccccttcctgaCATCACTGCAGCACTGCTCGGGGtgagaaggggggggggggacagggaccgAGCTGTGAccatggggacagggctggcacCCCGTGGGCACAGCCACGGTTTAATCTCCATCAGTGCAACCCCAAGAGGGTGGCACCGCTCATCCCTCcccaggggacaggggacacaAAGGGAAGTGGCCGGTCCCATCCCATCGGTGCCAccccggccccccagccccaaccccaCTCACGTGGCGAATGCGTCACTGGCTCCTTGCtagggggctgtgggggctctTTGGTGGGGGATTTCAGCGCTGCTGGAGGCGACAGAGAAAAGGGGGAAGACGGGGTGCCAAGTGACATCGTCTCGTGGGATTTcgcccccccagcagcacccccagcccaaAGGCCGGGCTCCGCTGGGGGCGCGGGGTTACCTGGGCACAGGGCAGTGGTGTTGTAGAGCACGCACGTCCCCCGTGCTGCCGCCCCTCTCTGCACGCAGCTCCAGGTCTCTGCGGGAAAAGGGAGCCGGAGTTTCCCAAAGGGACCCTAGAGCACCCCATAAGCCGGGTCCTGCCCTGGGCACGCGTCTCCCTGCGGCACCCGCACCCCGGACACGTGGAGGGTTCTCAGAGCTGCCCCAAACCCAGTGCGGCCGGGAGCAGGGGGCACCAAAAccccgcaggcagcagctgggcttaAAGCTGGAGGACGGAGCCGTGCTGGGCCAGGCGAGGTGGACCTTGACTGTGGAAAGCAGCCGGGGCCAcgcacccaagggtgctgagctGGCTTTGACAGCTCAACAAGAGATCGCAGCCTCCTGGTGTTGGTCTGGAGGCCTGGGGTAAGGTCTGGCTGCGGGCACACGGGGTTGTGGGACCCCTAATGCTCACCCCCCCCCAAGGCTGAGCCCCCTCACCTGGCTCCTGGCGCGCCCCGCAGCCCACCCAGACGCAGGCGGAGCCGTTGGGCGAGGCGGTGCCGGCGGTGCATGTCTCGCAGGATCGCAGCTCGCCGCACTCTCCTGCAAAAACCAGGGACAAGAGCAGGGTGAGGGCCAGCACCCGTCCTGCAGGGAcctgcctgtccccatcccgCTGCTCCAAGGATCAACAGCCCCATCCTGtcgggctgcagccccccggagAGGTgacaccccccaccccatggCCACCCTGGGTGTGTGGGGCTCACCTCATCACCCACAACCACGGCACAGCACAAGCCCATCCCGGCTCAGGATCTTTTTGGGGAGGTTTAAAAGCCACAAGGCAGCAGTACCAGCCTGGTTGCTCCCGACCTTGCACGCTCGGCACCTCCGTGCCCTGGTTCTACCCCCCCCGGGTGCCCCCCGCTCCCCATCGCTCAGTCTCTGTGAGTCACTTGGGCGTTCGTGGCGCTGCTCCGCCAGCAGCTCTTCCCCCACACACGCTCATCATTAATTTAACGTGATGACTGTCAGCGAGGGAGGCTGCAGCGGGCTCCGGGGAGCCGCGGCCGGGccctccctgcacccagctcaCGCATCCCACGCCCGCGACCGCGCTTGCACCATCCCGGGAAGGGGCCGGGAGCTGTTTTTCCCAGGGGAGAACCCGTTTGCAGACTTTCTGGGGGACAAAGAGGGTGCTGGTGGCCTCCTGGGCCAGCCTCGTGCCGGGCTTTGCTGCGTCCCATCCCCATGGGCAGCGgtttgcggggggggggcacccagccACACCAACTCCCTATGGGGTCTGCGGCCCCAGGCTTCAAACAGCTTTTAGGGTCCTGCAGGCTGCCCGGGCCAGGCCTGGCTGCTCAAACTCCTCTTGACTGAGCTCAGAGgcctctttcttctcccccagtgccccccacagcaaaaagcaaagtggGCACCCGGTGGCACGAGGCTGGAAGTCGGATGCTGCGGACCCATTGCCATGGCTACGGCATGGTGGGCACGGCGCCGGCCCCCTCCCTGCGGGGCTCGGAGCCCCGCAGGGAACCAATGGGAAAGTAGGACTTTGTTCGCAGCGTTTCAGGCAGGTTTGtaatttaagttatttttatcgCGGCAGGCACAGGAACAGACGTTTGAGCCCAACGATGTCGACTCCCGCTCCTGCTGGCAGGTGTGGGGAGGGAaactggggaggggggcagcggggctggccgAGGTCGCCCCGTCCCGGTGTCCCACGAGGCTCCCGCTCCTATAAGCAGTGGGAGGACgggaggaggggagcagcagaaaTTCTGGGGTTCCCATAATTCGAGCCTGGGGTTCCCATCATTTACGTTTGGGGTTCCCATAACCCATGTTTGGGGTTCCCATAGCCCGTGTTTGGGGTTGTGGGCACCTAGGCCAGGACGGCGAGGGCTTCGTGCTCCAACCCCGACTTCTTTTGGAGAGGGGCCTGCATGCTGCGCCCCGCACACGgacacccccccacaccccccacaCCCTGGGGGTCCCGGCCCCAAACCGGTGCCAGCGGGGTCCCAGGGGTGCCacgggccgggctgcggggcagggggTCCTGGCTTGTAGGGGGAACCCTTGTGAAACGCCACCCCGGAGTTGGGCTTGCCCTAAAGCACCgcgcccccccagcacccccccccgAGGGGCCGGTCCCTACCTGCGCGGGTGGCGGCCGGGCCCTGCGCGCACAGCAGCGCGCAAAGGAACGCGCAGAGGAGCGCGCAGCGCAGCGCCCCGGCGCACGGCGGGGCCAtggcacggcccggcacggctcggcccggcacggctcggcacggcacggcacggcccggcacggcacggctcggcccggcacggcacggctcggctcggcccggcacggcacggctcggcccggcacggcacggctcggctcggcccggcacggctcggcccggcgGGAGGTGCCAGCTGCGGAGCTCCCGGGAGAGCGGCGCGGAGCGGTGCCGCGGGCACATGCGCGCCCGCGggaggcggccccggcggcgggggcgggcagggggcggcctcgcctcgccccgccccgccccgggggGCCCGGCCCCTGCAGGGGGGGCCCCagcccccaggctgcccccGCCTGCCCGTGGGAAAACCGGGgctgcggcccccccccgcAGAACCGCAGGCTGCAGGTTGCGCTGCTCCCACTGCTTGCACTGCTCACACTACTCACACTGCTTACACTGATCGCACTGCATGCACTACTCACTCTGCTCACACTGCTTGCACTGCTCACACTGCTCACACCACTCACACGGCTTGCACTGTTCCCACTGCATGTACTGCTCATGCTGATCTCACTGCATGCGCTGCATGCACTGCTCGCACTGCTCACAATACTCACTGCACAGACTGCTCGCACTGCTCTCACTATTCGCTCTGCTCACACTGCACACgcttctcacactgctcacACTGCTTGCACTGCTCACGCTGCTCACACTGCTTACATTGCTCACACTGCTCACACTGCTCACTCTTCTCACACTGCACGCATGCCGCACATGTTGCATGTACaccgtgcacacacacacacacacgccaTGCACTGCACACGCACTGCACACGTTGCAGACACTGCCCGCACACTGCCCGCACACTGCACACACACTGCACACTGCGTACCCTGCTTACACATCTGTCTGTGTGCACGCTGCATGCACACTGCATGTTGAGCAAACACCGCACACCCCCCACACTGCACTCACTGCATGCTGTGTGCACGCTGCATGCTGCACGCCCCACGCACAGCACACGCCCCATACATGCTGCGCACCGCGCATACACTGCGCACATACTGCATGTGCTGTGTATAAGCTACACACCGCACACGCACACACTGCACACACTGCACGCACGCGCACACGCACTGCACACACACTGCACACACCACACACATGGCACACACGACACATCCCACACCACCACACACTGCATATGCCGTATACACTGCACACGCCAGATGTGTGTGGCGGGGGGATCCCTCTGGGGTcgcggcaccgggggggcccaacccccccccccccccccccggggttCAGGACTGCGAACAGCTCctgccgggccgagccgggccgagccccccccgtCTCCCCCTGACCGTCGggggcctccccccccccacaagCCCCCCCCGCCGGGCGCTGTGCTCCGATGGGATGCTCGCAGCCGATCCCGGTGCGCTGAggcaccccccccgccccatacCCCTGTAGGGTCTTGCCCGGGCCCCCCCGCGGGGCCAATCCTGCTCGGGGTGGGCCTGGGAGGGTCCCGGGGgtgcatctcctcctcctcctcctcctcctcctcttcttcctcctcctcctcctccctgccagccGCCCTTCCCGCAACCCCGCGCCGGGCCAGCCCTTCCCGGCTCTCCCGGCGATGAATTAATTATTCAGGGTTAATTATTCCCGCGTGGGAAAGCCAGACGGAGCGCCCCGGCCCCGGAGCGGTGGGGGGGCAAGCACCCCCAGCCACGCAGGGTGGGGGAGGATCCCTCTTTGCacccccgcggccgcccccaCATCCCTTCCCCGAGCGGAGCCTCCCACGGCCgcccccacatcccccccccGAGGGAAGCCCCCACATCTCTGCAATGAGGGGGGGGAATATTTTTCGGGGGGGGTATTTGCAGGGCTCTGCATCACGGCCCTGCAAGGG
Coding sequences within:
- the CD164L2 gene encoding CD164 sialomucin-like 2 protein isoform X2, with product MAPPCAGALRCALLCAFLCALLCAQGPAATRAGECGELRSCETCTAGTASPNGSACVWVGCGARQEPETWSCVQRGAAARGTCVLYNTTALCPALKSPTKEPPQPPSKEPVTHSPRTSTTSAPLTGSPEFHPPGFDTASFIGGIVLVLSVQAVVFFIIKFIKSKDSTYQTLI
- the CD164L2 gene encoding CD164 sialomucin-like 2 protein isoform X1, producing MAPPCAGALRCALLCAFLCALLCAQGPAATRAGECGELRSCETCTAGTASPNGSACVWVGCGARQEPETWSCVQRGAAARGTCVLYNTTALCPAALKSPTKEPPQPPSKEPVTHSPRTSTTSAPLTGSPEFHPPGFDTASFIGGIVLVLSVQAVVFFIIKFIKSKDSTYQTLI